The segment ATAGGGTAATGTCACTGCCAGTATTCCGCTACCTGTCTGTCATATTCAGTATCGGCCCGCTTCATATATTCCAGTACATTCCCGTCCTTAACAACCATTTCCTGCAGCAGCTTGTAGAACCAGTTACGGAACTGCGGAGGAATCAGGTTCTCTCCCCACCAGTTGTTGATCATCAGGGATTTGGTAACAGCGGGATCAGCCATCAGATCAAGCACCACCTGCATCTGTTCACCGGCTTCCCGCCTGAACTCCTGCCTGGTCGAAGGAACCGAATGAATCCGGCTCAGGAATGCGCCGTAAGGCTCCGGTGAGAAAAAGAAGCGGATGAAGTCTTCGATTGCCTGCTTTTTGAGCGGCTCCTTGGCCGCCTGGGCAGACAGCGACCAGCCGGAGGGCGACTGCAGACCGACCACATTCAGCTTCCCTTGACGGTCCGGCACAGCATAGAAGCCGAATTCGAAGCCCGGATCGGCTTCCTGGATCTGTGAGAACATCCAGGAGCCGGAGAACAGCTGGGCCGCCTTGCCGGATACCAGAATCGATGCCGTCTGGTTATCCCCTGTGCCCAGCCAGCCTGTATCCACATCATTCCTGAACAGCTGTTTGAAATCAGTCATGGCCCGGACTACATTCTCATCGGCGAAGCTAACCTCACCGGCCGTCCGCTTCGCGTTCCAGCCGGGATCGGCGGCATATACCTCATCTATCA is part of the Paenibacillus sp. FSL M7-0420 genome and harbors:
- a CDS encoding ABC transporter substrate-binding protein produces the protein MKITIVSLAAALILSGCGGKTGSGGIGGSQAANQESHPDTARSGKISFTIGYASGDPATKQAIGGTIKAFMQANPDIIVQDVSETSSSAYLDWLKVKDAVGEFPDLVEMRDTEAFAGAEKIVPLPDELAELFDHPPQIGGKVWNAPLFVSAPQGIIYSKKAYAEAGIKTLPATYGEFLEIQNRLRASGITPLVVGGKDIFHMGFWVNKFLIDEVYAADPGWNAKRTAGEVSFADENVVRAMTDFKQLFRNDVDTGWLGTGDNQTASILVSGKAAQLFSGSWMFSQIQEADPGFEFGFYAVPDRQGKLNVVGLQSPSGWSLSAQAAKEPLKKQAIEDFIRFFFSPEPYGAFLSRIHSVPSTRQEFRREAGEQMQVVLDLMADPAVTKSLMINNWWGENLIPPQFRNWFYKLLQEMVVKDGNVLEYMKRADTEYDRQVAEYWQ